The following proteins are co-located in the Blochmannia endosymbiont of Camponotus sp. genome:
- the recB gene encoding exodeoxyribonuclease V subunit beta, translating into MYNLNVLKLPLYGINLIEASAGTGKTYILIIIYIRLLLCLGNKSDFYRPLTVKEILVVTFTKSAVQELRHRIRENIHQFRLDCMRGYSNNFLFSKLLLQIRNVELAINQLSEAEKKINQASIFTIHSFCQNILNHNAIELNMLFNTNIVDNETILYQQACTDFWRRNFYSLPLNIASLIQEYWKDPNSLLNDIVPYIYRSRSSLDWYNHSIHENEKNIITYYEQILNHINHIKKEWCKNKCNIITIVNSYDINRRIYNKNNLIRWVDKINQWVTRSTIDHTTPNDLQRFRTTALKIDNNSNRSNYICTLFDSVEKLYNQLSSFKTLIFEIAISEIYNDLSNTQHCRSEITLNDLVDVLAHHLVTDKDNKLAHIVRTYYPVMLIDEFQDTDCQQFKIFRTLYNSDLKNGLILIGDPKQSIYAFRGADIFSYMKIRRTICNKYNLNINWRSSLNIVNAINQLFQLVSNPFIFEDISFIPSVAAKQNSMHRFLINNQSQTAMCFWLHPDEIVTIDDYKRSMAQECGAILCNLLHEIRNGTAWLENDKYKRKLEISDITVLVRNHEEASLICSALSKVNISTVFLSNHKNIFETIESYELSLLLKAILFPERHTICTALTTVFFGLNATDIESINNNESKQERIFEKFFEYYSVWKKKGVYLMIQKVIFDHKVPGKLLSTREGESSLINILHLGELLQDAARQLQDEHALIEWLILKITQPKNKRTSDQNLRLGSDHQLIKISTIHKSKGLEFPLIFLPFVADFNYVKNPFFHDRKSYKTHLNFNASESSLILAEEERLSEDLRLLYVAVTRSIYHCSIGIGPIIRRYKKQSNTNDLHHSALGYLIQKKIAGNAATLRNHLKRLSVYSNGDISFRIISKSQESFSHVSSVASNQLLCGKKWKTSSNVIPWSITSFSALQHTDVDVTTCLNLEKQLDISEHIQRQENDISLTPHTFPKGKVCGSFFHSIFQVLDFRKLVDMKWLYAHMARYNIDPIWGFVVREWIYIVLNTPLNEDNLTLAQIMPKNKKTELKFYLSINTYLTSEALDHLCKKYDPLSRKSSSLTFSDITGMLKGFIDLIFRWNHRYYLLDYKTNWLGNKNEDYVDSKITQEMIKHHYALQYQLYTLALHRFLRNRLVSYNYEKDFGGIYYLFIRGMDGTPLSNGIYFFRPLSTFVNKLDNLFSKK; encoded by the coding sequence ATGTATAACTTAAATGTTTTAAAATTACCTCTGTATGGTATCAATTTAATTGAAGCTTCGGCAGGAACTGGTAAGACATATATTCTTATAATAATCTATATTAGATTACTGTTATGTTTAGGAAATAAATCAGATTTTTACCGTCCTTTAACAGTAAAGGAGATACTTGTAGTAACTTTTACTAAATCTGCAGTGCAAGAACTACGTCATCGCATAAGAGAAAATATTCATCAATTTAGATTAGATTGTATGCGTGGATATAGTAATAATTTTTTATTTTCTAAATTATTATTACAAATACGTAATGTAGAATTAGCCATAAATCAATTATCTGAAGCAGAAAAAAAAATAAATCAAGCGTCTATTTTTACCATCCATAGTTTTTGTCAAAACATCTTAAATCATAATGCAATTGAATTAAACATGTTATTTAACACAAATATTGTTGATAATGAAACAATATTGTACCAACAAGCATGCACTGATTTTTGGAGACGGAATTTTTATTCACTGCCATTGAATATAGCCAGTTTAATCCAAGAATATTGGAAAGATCCAAATTCTCTTTTAAACGATATTGTTCCTTATATATATAGATCTAGGTCTAGTCTTGATTGGTACAATCACAGCATACATGAAAATGAAAAGAATATCATAACTTATTATGAACAAATTCTGAATCATATCAATCATATTAAAAAAGAATGGTGTAAAAATAAATGTAATATAATTACTATCGTCAATTCTTATGATATTAATCGTAGAATATACAATAAAAATAATTTAATACGTTGGGTAGATAAAATTAACCAATGGGTCACACGCTCAACAATTGACCATACGACACCTAATGATCTACAACGTTTTAGAACAACCGCATTAAAGATAGATAATAATAGCAATAGATCCAATTATATATGTACTTTATTTGATTCAGTAGAAAAATTATATAACCAATTATCATCATTTAAAACATTAATATTTGAAATTGCAATAAGTGAGATATACAACGATTTAAGTAATACTCAACATTGTAGGTCAGAAATTACTTTAAACGATCTTGTTGATGTATTAGCTCATCATTTAGTTACAGATAAAGACAATAAATTAGCACATATAGTGCGTACATATTATCCGGTAATGCTTATTGATGAGTTCCAAGATACAGACTGTCAGCAATTCAAAATTTTTAGAACATTATATAACTCTGATTTAAAAAATGGTCTTATTTTAATAGGAGACCCCAAACAATCAATTTACGCCTTTCGTGGGGCTGATATATTTTCGTATATGAAAATACGTCGAACAATATGCAACAAATACAATCTTAATATTAATTGGCGTTCGTCGTTAAATATAGTTAATGCTATTAACCAATTATTCCAATTGGTTTCTAATCCGTTTATTTTTGAAGATATTTCTTTTATTCCTTCAGTAGCTGCTAAGCAAAATAGTATGCATCGGTTTTTGATAAACAATCAATCGCAAACAGCTATGTGCTTTTGGTTACATCCCGATGAGATAGTTACAATAGATGATTATAAACGATCAATGGCGCAGGAGTGTGGCGCTATTTTATGCAATTTATTACATGAAATACGTAATGGGACAGCTTGGTTAGAAAACGACAAGTATAAAAGAAAATTAGAAATATCGGATATAACTGTATTAGTACGAAATCATGAAGAAGCATCACTTATTTGTTCTGCTTTATCAAAAGTAAATATATCAACAGTATTCTTGTCCAATCATAAAAATATTTTTGAGACAATAGAATCCTATGAATTATCATTATTATTAAAAGCAATCTTATTTCCAGAGAGACATACAATTTGTACTGCTTTAACAACTGTTTTTTTTGGGTTAAATGCCACTGATATTGAAAGTATTAATAACAATGAATCTAAACAAGAACGAATATTTGAGAAATTTTTTGAGTATTATTCCGTTTGGAAAAAAAAGGGTGTGTATTTGATGATACAAAAAGTAATTTTTGACCATAAAGTACCAGGCAAGTTATTGTCTACGCGAGAAGGTGAAAGTAGTCTAATAAATATTTTGCATTTGGGTGAATTATTACAAGATGCTGCGAGACAGTTACAAGATGAGCACGCACTTATAGAATGGTTAATATTAAAAATAACACAACCAAAAAATAAAAGAACATCTGATCAAAATTTACGATTAGGTAGTGATCATCAATTGATAAAAATTAGTACAATACATAAATCCAAAGGATTAGAATTTCCATTAATATTTTTGCCATTTGTAGCAGACTTTAATTATGTAAAAAATCCTTTTTTTCATGATAGAAAATCATACAAAACCCATTTAAATTTCAACGCATCGGAATCAAGTTTAATATTGGCAGAGGAAGAGCGTTTATCAGAAGATTTAAGGCTATTATATGTAGCAGTGACTCGTAGTATTTATCATTGTTCTATAGGTATTGGCCCAATAATACGACGATACAAAAAACAATCTAATACCAATGACTTACATCACAGCGCCTTAGGATATTTAATCCAAAAAAAAATTGCTGGAAACGCAGCAACATTAAGGAATCATTTAAAAAGGCTTAGTGTTTATTCGAATGGTGATATTTCCTTCCGTATTATTTCAAAATCGCAAGAATCATTTTCTCATGTATCATCTGTTGCATCTAATCAATTGCTATGCGGAAAAAAGTGGAAGACATCATCAAATGTCATTCCGTGGAGTATAACAAGTTTTAGCGCTCTACAACATACTGATGTTGATGTTACAACATGTTTAAATTTAGAAAAACAATTAGATATCAGTGAACACATTCAACGTCAAGAAAATGATATTTCACTAACACCACATACTTTTCCTAAAGGAAAAGTATGTGGTAGCTTTTTTCATAGTATCTTTCAAGTTCTGGATTTTAGAAAACTTGTAGATATGAAATGGTTATACGCACATATGGCAAGATATAATATTGACCCAATTTGGGGATTTGTTGTCCGAGAATGGATATATATAGTACTCAACACCCCCCTTAATGAGGATAATTTAACTCTTGCGCAAATCATGCCTAAGAATAAAAAAACTGAGCTTAAATTTTATTTATCTATTAACACATATTTAACATCGGAAGCATTAGATCATTTATGCAAAAAGTATGATCCTTTATCACGTAAATCTTCATCGCTTACTTTTTCAGACATAACAGGAATGTTAAAAGGATTTATTGATTTAATTTTTCGTTGGAATCATCGGTATTATTTGTTAGATTATAAAACCAATTGGTTAGGAAACAAAAATGAGGATTATGTTGATTCTAAAATAACACAAGAAATGATTAAACATCATTATGCATTGCAGTATCAACTTTATACTTTAGCATTACATCGATTTTTACGTAATAGACTCGTCTCTTATAACTATGAGAAAGATTTTGGAGGAATATATTATTTATTTATACGGGGTATGGATGGAACACCGTTGAGTAATGGAATTTATTTTTTTCGTCCATTGTCGACATTTGTTAATAAATTAGATAATTTATTCTCTAAAAAATAA
- the recD gene encoding exodeoxyribonuclease V subunit alpha translates to MKDVVNNILKLGLWHSLDVQFADVLALPIYDGNRHNNIKEALTLASATLSSNVRAGHVCLPLWFLTPDKLFQGNYPELTYAIYRKLGKLSISDWQELLLSCPAVSDGSRVTPLILENKRLYLHHMWQDECIVAQFFNHKYPSNVFQKEKIIYVLNQLFPITYTEIDWHKIATAIGITHHRVLISGGPGTGKTSIIAKIVAALLLCSNNNNLNIQITAPTGKAAALLTESFKTTMHNIPQLENLPLCNLPEKATTLHSLLRTRLYKENIQYSCSNLSRLDLLIIDEASMVSLSMLAQIILTLSSQTKVIFFGDQHQLCSVEPGSVFKDVCQFSNFYYSCKRYQELIDLTGYVLPIVSSSESSMHHNYNSIIDGTCMLKKNYRFSENSGINKLSGAINSGDYNHVLSLLNSSTYKDLYYICFVDKKSYITMILNCAIAYSNYLEQLKHTKILTKNILKIFDHYRILCALRDGPFGVIRLNYYIEQILNEKGLIQLNNSRNYIGRPIIILRNKPSLELYNGDVGILLLNDQNKLSAYFMLPQGGIKVIQIYQLPEHETCFAMTIHKAQGSEFQHIAIVLPNKYTPLLTRELLYTAVTRARQCLYLYATDHVIIRSINSITQRYSGLYEKIKNHIIPMV, encoded by the coding sequence ATGAAAGATGTTGTTAATAATATTTTAAAATTAGGGTTGTGGCATTCATTAGATGTACAATTTGCCGATGTGTTAGCTCTTCCTATTTATGATGGGAATCGACATAATAATATAAAAGAAGCATTAACTTTAGCTAGCGCAACTCTAAGTTCTAACGTTAGGGCTGGTCATGTTTGTTTACCTTTATGGTTTCTTACTCCTGATAAATTATTTCAAGGAAATTATCCTGAATTAACATACGCGATATATAGAAAATTAGGGAAATTATCGATATCCGATTGGCAAGAATTATTGCTTTCTTGCCCCGCGGTTAGTGATGGGTCGCGGGTCACCCCATTAATATTGGAAAATAAGCGTTTGTATTTACATCACATGTGGCAAGATGAATGCATAGTCGCTCAATTTTTTAATCATAAATATCCATCAAATGTTTTTCAAAAAGAAAAGATTATTTATGTATTAAATCAATTATTTCCTATAACTTACACAGAAATTGATTGGCATAAAATAGCTACTGCTATTGGTATAACACATCACAGAGTGTTAATTTCTGGAGGACCTGGAACTGGAAAAACATCTATTATAGCGAAGATAGTAGCGGCATTATTGTTATGCAGCAACAATAATAATCTAAATATTCAGATAACCGCGCCAACAGGAAAAGCAGCAGCTCTTTTGACTGAATCTTTCAAAACAACAATGCACAATATTCCCCAATTAGAAAATCTTCCCTTATGTAATTTACCAGAAAAAGCTACTACTCTACATAGTTTACTTAGAACACGATTATATAAAGAAAATATTCAATATAGTTGCTCTAATCTCTCACGTTTAGATCTTTTAATTATTGATGAAGCTTCTATGGTTAGTTTGTCTATGTTAGCTCAGATAATTTTGACACTTTCGTCCCAAACGAAAGTTATTTTTTTTGGCGATCAACATCAATTATGTTCAGTAGAACCTGGATCTGTATTTAAAGATGTGTGTCAATTTTCTAATTTTTATTATTCTTGTAAACGTTATCAAGAACTTATAGATCTTACAGGTTACGTATTACCTATTGTATCTTCTTCTGAATCATCTATGCATCATAATTATAATAGTATTATTGATGGCACATGTATGCTCAAAAAAAATTATCGATTTAGTGAAAATTCAGGGATTAATAAATTATCTGGTGCTATAAATTCAGGAGATTATAATCATGTGTTGTCATTATTAAATTCAAGCACATACAAGGATTTGTATTATATTTGTTTTGTAGATAAAAAAAGCTATATAACTATGATTCTTAATTGTGCAATAGCATATTCTAACTATTTAGAACAATTGAAACACACTAAAATCTTGACAAAAAACATTTTAAAGATTTTCGATCATTATCGAATATTGTGTGCATTACGTGATGGCCCGTTCGGAGTAATAAGACTTAATTATTATATTGAACAAATATTAAATGAGAAAGGATTAATTCAATTAAATAATTCTAGGAATTATATAGGTAGACCTATCATTATATTACGTAATAAACCATCATTAGAATTATATAACGGAGACGTTGGAATATTGTTGTTAAATGATCAAAATAAACTGTCTGCATATTTTATGCTACCACAAGGGGGTATAAAAGTTATACAAATATATCAATTACCGGAACATGAAACTTGTTTTGCTATGACTATACATAAAGCACAAGGATCTGAATTTCAACATATCGCAATAGTATTGCCCAATAAATATACACCATTGTTAACACGAGAATTACTCTATACTGCTGTCACTAGAGCTCGTCAATGTCTTTATTTATACGCAACAGATCACGTAATAATACGCAGCATTAATTCGATCACACAACGTTATAGTGGATTATATGAAAAAATAAAAAACCATATAATACCCATGGTTTAG
- the recC gene encoding exodeoxyribonuclease V subunit gamma, whose translation MFTIYHSNQSNSFKNLLINIMSDKSLSDPMQSEIILTEHGIMDQWIQIEIANHFGIACNIKFMTLMSFMQYISNKIEPNNFIADNFSQSTMYWRFMEILSQMRVSKKCSVIHKYLYDDINHQKISQFSEQLSHLFIQYLIYRPDWLSHWESNETINYLDDTHQTWQSQIWRIFLENIRCSQKELKGNIYPLQRCINFLKNTQKIIFNYLPSRIFIFGITSIPPIFWNILKLLSYHIDIYLWFINPCCHNLIYISDQDSYAVTQQENQFCNKNTLRSSSSVAVHLSNHNHYSNTNHPLLNSWGDVAYDTLSLFTQLKDKIELKSFIIPKQDSLLHIVQKNILEFQNHIKNIKKQPDTTTSINNPRHILLSEDQSITCHVCHSIQREVEVLHDNLLSMMADDPSLAPGDIIVMAYDIHYYKSAIQATFDNIQDRHLSFNFAINNYKKNTHPIISTFINILNIPCSRFTSEEILSFLTVPSIASRFQMNKEEVKLLHQWTIKSGIRWGLDDYTMYNFSLPIINQNTWNFGLNRMLLGYAIKNQHDTWEKILPYDDIIIRDHINIIGQLGEFLKTLKKWRDRFDHSYTLIEWTSYFKEIIDDFFHCDHMDSENKTILLFLKNCCRDVLEAGIQSEYTQTISITALRDKLCRILTQDTIIPRFIPNAINFCNITPTFCIPYKVVCFLGMNDNKFPRNKISPDFNLMVKNPRKNDDNIHEKDCYSFLIAFLLAQEKIYISFIGHSIYDNTTSYPSVLINELLEYIALNFYSKEHENIDIDINIKHIRQRLYQWHPPFPFSPENFNPSNNKQSFATEWLPTTNINTNHSLLIYPNFNTPISHSHLIKTIMFQDLYDFYRHPVRIWFQKRLNVYFDQKILKLSNDEPFSVDGLNRYELNIQLINYLIHSKNTDELYRSMRASGILPYGVFGKLYWTKQQKKMTILANQIKAYHCIEKHNLDISLEFDTTRLTGQLTAVQENGLTRWKPRYLSMKDVLLLWLEHLTYCSIGGKGDSRLFGVNDTWHFPNLSKLHAKKLLFILISDYCAGVNTPILLLYQSGGAWMNHVFDWNTRIISSNPCRQKEAYRKLTQVWQGTKYSLFKESRDPYLRKLISFDLSEENISKIIKTAEHYFFNPMKYRAI comes from the coding sequence ATGTTTACTATTTATCATTCTAATCAATCAAATTCATTTAAAAATCTATTAATTAATATTATGTCAGATAAATCGCTATCTGATCCCATGCAATCTGAAATAATATTAACAGAACACGGTATTATGGACCAATGGATACAGATAGAAATAGCCAATCATTTTGGTATCGCATGTAATATCAAATTTATGACTTTAATGTCTTTCATGCAATATATTTCTAATAAAATAGAGCCTAATAATTTTATAGCGGATAACTTTTCTCAGTCTACTATGTATTGGAGATTTATGGAAATATTATCTCAAATGAGAGTATCAAAAAAGTGCTCTGTTATACACAAATACTTATATGATGATATTAATCATCAAAAAATAAGTCAATTTTCCGAACAACTTTCCCATTTATTTATTCAATATTTAATATATCGACCAGATTGGTTGAGCCATTGGGAATCTAATGAAACAATAAACTATTTAGATGACACACATCAAACTTGGCAATCACAAATATGGCGTATATTTTTGGAGAATATACGATGCAGTCAGAAAGAATTGAAGGGTAATATATATCCTTTGCAACGTTGTATTAATTTTCTAAAAAATACTCAGAAAATAATTTTCAATTATCTTCCAAGTAGAATATTTATTTTTGGAATAACATCCATACCACCTATATTTTGGAACATATTAAAATTATTAAGTTACCATATTGATATTTATTTATGGTTTATAAATCCCTGTTGTCATAATTTAATTTATATATCTGATCAAGATTCGTATGCCGTAACACAACAAGAAAATCAATTTTGCAATAAGAATACATTGCGCTCATCTTCATCTGTTGCTGTTCATCTTTCCAATCATAATCATTATTCTAATACCAATCATCCTTTATTAAATTCATGGGGCGATGTTGCTTATGATACTTTATCTTTGTTTACTCAATTAAAAGATAAAATTGAACTAAAATCTTTTATTATTCCTAAACAAGATTCTTTGCTGCACATTGTACAAAAAAATATTTTAGAATTTCAGAATCACATAAAAAATATAAAAAAACAACCTGATACTACAACATCTATAAATAATCCACGACATATATTATTATCAGAAGATCAATCAATTACTTGTCATGTTTGTCATAGTATTCAGCGAGAAGTGGAAGTGTTACACGATAATTTATTATCAATGATGGCAGATGATCCATCACTGGCTCCGGGAGACATTATAGTTATGGCTTATGATATACACTATTATAAATCAGCGATTCAAGCTACATTTGATAATATACAAGATCGACATTTATCGTTTAATTTTGCAATAAATAACTATAAAAAAAATACACACCCGATTATATCAACTTTTATTAATATACTTAACATACCATGCAGTCGATTTACTTCTGAAGAAATTTTGTCATTTTTGACAGTACCGTCTATCGCATCTCGGTTTCAAATGAACAAAGAAGAAGTGAAATTATTACACCAATGGACTATTAAATCTGGTATCAGGTGGGGACTTGATGACTACACCATGTATAATTTTAGTTTACCTATTATTAATCAAAATACCTGGAATTTTGGATTAAATAGAATGTTATTAGGTTACGCTATAAAAAATCAACATGATACCTGGGAAAAAATTTTACCGTATGATGATATAATAATCAGAGATCATATCAATATTATTGGCCAATTAGGAGAATTTTTAAAAACATTAAAAAAATGGAGGGACCGATTCGATCATTCTTATACGTTGATAGAATGGACATCTTATTTCAAAGAAATAATTGACGATTTTTTTCATTGTGATCATATGGATTCAGAAAATAAAACAATTTTACTTTTCTTAAAAAATTGCTGCAGAGATGTATTAGAAGCAGGCATACAATCAGAATACACTCAAACTATAAGTATAACAGCACTACGCGATAAATTATGTCGCATATTAACACAAGATACTATAATTCCCCGATTTATACCGAATGCAATTAATTTTTGCAATATTACTCCAACTTTTTGTATCCCTTATAAAGTAGTGTGTTTTTTAGGTATGAATGATAATAAATTTCCTCGCAATAAAATATCTCCAGATTTTAATTTAATGGTTAAAAATCCGCGTAAAAATGACGATAACATACACGAAAAAGATTGTTATTCATTTTTAATAGCATTTTTATTAGCTCAAGAAAAGATATATATTAGTTTTATCGGGCACTCAATTTATGATAATACCACGAGTTATCCTTCCGTATTAATCAATGAACTTTTAGAATATATTGCTTTGAATTTTTATTCAAAAGAACATGAAAATATAGACATAGATATTAACATCAAACATATACGTCAGCGTTTATATCAATGGCATCCTCCGTTTCCTTTTTCTCCTGAAAATTTCAATCCTAGCAATAATAAACAAAGTTTTGCTACAGAATGGCTGCCTACAACAAACATTAATACAAATCATTCTCTATTAATCTATCCGAATTTTAATACTCCGATTTCTCATTCTCACCTTATAAAAACAATAATGTTTCAAGACTTATACGATTTTTATCGTCATCCAGTACGCATATGGTTTCAAAAACGCTTAAATGTGTATTTCGATCAAAAAATATTAAAATTATCAAATGACGAGCCTTTTTCCGTAGATGGACTCAATCGTTATGAATTAAATATACAATTGATTAATTATTTAATTCATAGTAAAAACACTGATGAACTGTATCGTAGCATGCGTGCTTCTGGCATTCTACCTTATGGTGTATTTGGAAAATTATATTGGACTAAACAACAAAAAAAAATGACAATATTAGCAAATCAAATAAAAGCATATCATTGTATTGAAAAACATAACCTAGATATTTCTTTAGAATTTGATACGACTAGATTAACCGGACAATTAACTGCGGTTCAAGAAAACGGATTGACGCGTTGGAAACCTCGATATCTTTCTATGAAAGACGTATTATTGTTGTGGCTAGAACATTTAACATATTGCTCTATAGGTGGAAAAGGTGATAGTCGCTTATTTGGTGTTAATGATACATGGCATTTTCCTAATTTATCAAAATTGCATGCAAAAAAGTTATTATTCATTCTAATATCAGATTACTGCGCTGGTGTAAACACACCTATATTGTTACTATATCAATCTGGAGGAGCTTGGATGAATCATGTATTTGATTGGAATACCCGAATAATATCTTCAAATCCATGTCGTCAAAAAGAAGCATATCGAAAACTCACACAAGTTTGGCAAGGCACTAAATATTCTCTTTTCAAAGAAAGTCGCGATCCATATTTACGTAAACTTATCTCATTTGATTTAAGTGAAGAAAATATCTCAAAAATTATTAAAACTGCAGAACATTATTTTTTTAACCCAATGAAATACAGAGCAATATAA
- the lgt gene encoding prolipoprotein diacylglyceryl transferase — protein MQNFYYHACNPVIFKIGPISLHWYGVMYGLGFIYAMWSLSYRMRHSNSTSCAWTHTDVEHLLYLCFLGVLLGGRIGYVLFYQWSFFSKNLLWIFKIWEGGMSFHGGLIGVIISIAWFSYKKHRPFFQISDFVVPAVPFGLGLGRLGNFINGELWGRIAVDLPWAMLFPNSVYQDLLILSDHPEWESLFDSYGVLPRHPSQLYEMFLEGIILFIIISKFIRQPHPVGSVSGLFLICYGVFRIVAEIFRQPDSQLGLINNIATMGQILSCPMIISGMIIIYIAYR, from the coding sequence ATGCAGAATTTTTATTATCATGCATGTAATCCAGTAATTTTTAAAATAGGACCTATTTCACTACATTGGTATGGAGTAATGTATGGACTAGGTTTTATATACGCTATGTGGTCATTGTCATATCGTATGCGTCATTCCAATAGTACTTCATGTGCATGGACCCATACAGATGTAGAACATTTATTATATTTATGTTTTTTAGGTGTTTTATTAGGTGGTCGCATTGGATATGTATTATTTTATCAGTGGTCCTTTTTTTCTAAAAATTTACTGTGGATTTTTAAAATATGGGAAGGAGGTATGTCTTTTCATGGTGGTTTAATAGGCGTAATTATATCGATCGCATGGTTTTCTTACAAAAAACATCGGCCTTTTTTTCAAATATCTGATTTTGTCGTTCCAGCAGTTCCGTTTGGATTAGGACTCGGTAGATTAGGAAATTTTATTAACGGAGAATTATGGGGTCGAATAGCCGTTGATCTTCCATGGGCTATGTTGTTTCCTAATTCCGTATATCAAGACTTATTAATACTATCAGATCATCCTGAATGGGAATCACTATTTGATAGTTATGGTGTTCTGCCTCGTCATCCATCTCAATTATATGAAATGTTTTTAGAAGGAATAATATTGTTCATTATCATAAGTAAGTTTATTCGTCAACCACATCCCGTGGGTAGTGTGTCTGGTTTGTTTCTAATTTGTTATGGGGTGTTTCGTATTGTAGCAGAAATTTTTCGTCAACCTGATAGTCAGTTAGGATTAATTAACAACATAGCCACCATGGGACAAATTTTATCATGTCCTATGATTATATCAGGAATGATTATAATCTATATTGCTTATAGATAA
- the rppH gene encoding RNA pyrophosphohydrolase, with the protein MIDDNGYRLNVGIVLCNTHQQVLWARKCKQHYCWQFPQGGINIGETPEQAMYRELFEEIGLNYQDVRILSSTQYWMHYRLPKKLIRWKIRPICFGQKQKWFLLKLLSKDTRINIKSNKDYTFDSWKWVSLWYPIRRVVFFKRDVYRKVMQEFVDMIIS; encoded by the coding sequence GTGATTGATGATAACGGTTACCGATTAAACGTAGGAATTGTGCTATGTAATACTCATCAACAAGTATTATGGGCTAGAAAATGTAAGCAACATTACTGCTGGCAATTTCCTCAAGGTGGAATTAACATTGGAGAGACTCCAGAACAAGCAATGTATAGGGAATTGTTTGAAGAAATAGGCTTGAATTATCAAGATGTTCGTATCCTATCTTCAACGCAATATTGGATGCATTACAGGCTACCTAAAAAATTAATTCGGTGGAAAATTAGGCCTATTTGCTTTGGACAAAAACAAAAATGGTTTTTATTAAAGCTTTTATCTAAAGATACGCGAATTAATATAAAAAGTAATAAAGATTACACATTTGATAGCTGGAAGTGGGTTAGCTTATGGTATCCTATACGCCGAGTTGTATTCTTTAAAAGAGATGTATATAGAAAAGTTATGCAAGAATTTGTTGATATGATAATATCGTGA